One Tomitella gaofuii DNA segment encodes these proteins:
- a CDS encoding acyl-CoA dehydrogenase family protein — MDLEFDADTVAFRDEVRTFLREHVPAQPLPSMDTAEGFEAHRAWERTLADARLSVVSWPAEYGGRDATLQQWVIFEEEYYRAGAPGRVSQNGIFLLAPTLFEHASPGQLDRIMPRMARADDIWAQAWSEPEAGSDLASLRSTATRTEGGWLLNGQKTWSSRAAFADWGFGLFRSNPNAERKHAGITYFMFDLRSEGVTVRPIDQLDGEPGFAELFLENVFVPDDPASPAESGVIGAVDNGWRVAMSTASNERGLSLRAPGRFLATTDRLLDTYRAQIASGAVDAADTALRDGVVDAWVGARAYELSTWATVTRLESGGALGAESSINKVFWSDWDVATHETALDLLGPEAEVMGPWQDGYLFSLSGPIYAGTNEIQKNVIAERLLGLPKADR, encoded by the coding sequence GTGGATCTCGAATTCGATGCCGACACCGTCGCGTTCCGCGACGAGGTCCGCACCTTCCTGCGCGAGCACGTGCCTGCGCAGCCGTTGCCGTCGATGGACACGGCGGAGGGCTTCGAGGCGCACCGCGCGTGGGAGCGCACGCTCGCCGACGCCCGGCTGTCCGTCGTCTCCTGGCCCGCCGAGTACGGCGGGCGTGACGCGACGCTGCAGCAGTGGGTGATCTTCGAGGAGGAGTACTACCGCGCCGGCGCGCCGGGCCGGGTGAGCCAGAACGGCATCTTCCTGCTGGCCCCCACGCTGTTCGAGCACGCCTCCCCCGGCCAGCTCGACCGCATCATGCCGCGCATGGCCCGCGCCGACGACATCTGGGCGCAGGCGTGGTCCGAGCCGGAGGCCGGCAGCGACCTGGCCTCACTGCGCTCCACCGCCACGCGCACCGAGGGCGGCTGGCTGCTCAACGGGCAGAAGACGTGGAGCTCCCGCGCGGCCTTCGCCGACTGGGGGTTCGGGCTGTTCCGCTCGAACCCGAACGCCGAGCGCAAGCACGCGGGCATCACCTACTTCATGTTCGACCTGCGCTCCGAGGGCGTCACCGTGCGCCCCATCGACCAGCTCGACGGCGAACCCGGCTTCGCGGAGCTGTTCCTGGAGAACGTGTTCGTGCCCGACGACCCCGCGTCCCCGGCCGAGTCGGGCGTGATCGGCGCCGTCGACAACGGCTGGCGCGTGGCCATGAGCACCGCGAGCAACGAACGCGGGCTGTCGCTGCGCGCCCCCGGCCGCTTCCTCGCCACCACCGACCGCCTGCTGGACACCTACCGCGCGCAGATCGCTTCCGGCGCCGTCGATGCCGCGGACACCGCGCTACGCGACGGGGTCGTCGACGCGTGGGTGGGCGCCCGCGCCTACGAGCTGAGCACGTGGGCCACCGTCACCCGCCTCGAATCGGGCGGCGCTCTTGGCGCCGAATCCTCGATCAACAAGGTGTTCTGGTCCGACTGGGACGTCGCCACCCACGAGACCGCCCTGGACCTGCTGGGCCCGGAGGCGGAGGTGATGGGCCCCTGGCAGGACGGGTACCTGTTCTCCCTGTCCGGCCCCATCTACGCGGGCACCAACGAGATCCAGAAGAACGTCATCGCCGAGCGTCTCCTCGGCCTACCGAAGGCGGATCGATGA
- a CDS encoding alpha/beta fold hydrolase yields the protein MAVGRHMDRYEHAGMTFELVDSAAGTADGARAPVVLLHGFPQTASCWAAVTPILNQAGHRTIAVDQRGYSPDARPRGRRAYRLELLMADVVALIERVGTGPVHVVGHDWGAAVAWMLAANRPDLVRTLTAVSVPHPGAFVRSMLSSTQAVHSYYMALFQVPRLPEWVARRLPRVFDRMLRRTGMTDAMVARVRAEVIDAGALTGAINWYRAMPLTSPTMMNRPSRVPTTYVWSDGDVALTRRGAELTAEYVAADYRFEVLEGVSHWVPEEAPDALARLILARVQE from the coding sequence ATGGCGGTGGGGCGACACATGGATCGGTACGAGCACGCGGGGATGACCTTCGAACTGGTCGACAGCGCGGCCGGCACCGCCGACGGGGCACGCGCACCCGTCGTGCTGCTCCACGGCTTTCCGCAGACGGCATCCTGCTGGGCCGCGGTGACGCCGATACTGAACCAGGCCGGCCACCGCACCATCGCGGTCGACCAGCGCGGGTACTCGCCGGACGCGCGCCCCCGCGGCAGGCGGGCGTACCGGCTGGAACTGCTCATGGCGGACGTCGTCGCGCTCATCGAACGGGTCGGCACCGGCCCGGTGCACGTGGTCGGTCATGATTGGGGCGCGGCCGTCGCGTGGATGCTCGCGGCCAACCGCCCGGACCTCGTGCGCACGCTCACCGCGGTGTCGGTGCCCCACCCCGGTGCGTTCGTGCGCTCGATGCTGTCGAGCACGCAGGCGGTGCACTCGTACTACATGGCCCTGTTCCAGGTGCCCCGGCTGCCGGAGTGGGTGGCGCGCCGGCTTCCGCGGGTGTTCGACCGCATGCTGCGCCGCACGGGGATGACGGACGCGATGGTGGCGCGGGTGCGCGCCGAGGTCATCGATGCCGGGGCCTTGACCGGCGCGATCAACTGGTACCGGGCGATGCCGCTGACCAGCCCGACGATGATGAACCGGCCTTCGCGGGTCCCCACCACCTACGTGTGGAGCGACGGCGATGTGGCGCTCACCCGGCGCGGCGCCGAGCTCACGGCCGAGTACGTGGCGGCCGACTACCGCTTCGAGGTGCTCGAGGGCGTGAGCCACTGGGTGCCGGAGGAGGCCCCGGACGCATTGGCGCGCCTGATACTCGCGCGCGTGCAGGAGTGA
- a CDS encoding FadD3 family acyl-CoA ligase, with the protein MAGDHSAHPRTTPAALTRAAELFADSLAVADGDDRITYAQLLERVRLVARALAAKGVEPGDRVALWAPNTHHWIEAALAAHYVGAAIVPINTRYTGHEALELIQRTHAKALVAPEKFLGFDRLAELVEAAGPDGLPELGLIVRAPAMGGALRSGGEVSVPALPYGEVVDWHALGIAAEAVDQATVDARAAAVLPDDLCDILFTSGTTGKSKGVLTAHRQSMGIADAWGECAEMTSDDNYLIINPLFHTFGYKAGMLVCLLHGATMVPMAVFDVPAVMDIVARERISVFPGVPTIYQSILDHPDRDKLDMSSLRVAITGAAAVPVPLVEKMQNELSFDAVLTAYGQTEAVVVTMCRTDDDPVTVSTTSGRAIPGMEVRLGDKDEILVRGENVMLGYLDDPEATAKTIDADGWLHTGDVGTLDERGYLDITDRLKDMYTSGGFNVYPAEIENELARMDAVAESAVVGVPDERLGEVGCAFIVVRRGHELTEDAVLAYCREHLANFKNPRSVRFVDVLPRNASGKVLKNELRALD; encoded by the coding sequence ATGGCCGGCGACCATTCAGCTCACCCCCGGACCACGCCCGCGGCCCTCACCCGGGCCGCGGAGTTGTTCGCGGATTCCCTCGCGGTGGCGGACGGCGACGACCGCATCACCTACGCGCAGCTGCTCGAGCGGGTGCGGCTCGTGGCACGCGCGCTCGCCGCCAAGGGCGTGGAGCCCGGCGATCGCGTGGCACTGTGGGCCCCCAACACCCACCACTGGATCGAGGCGGCGCTCGCCGCCCACTACGTCGGTGCCGCGATCGTGCCCATCAACACCCGCTACACCGGGCACGAGGCTCTGGAGCTCATCCAGCGCACGCACGCGAAGGCCCTCGTCGCACCGGAGAAGTTCCTCGGGTTCGACCGCCTCGCCGAGCTGGTCGAGGCCGCCGGCCCCGACGGCCTGCCGGAGCTGGGCCTGATCGTGCGCGCCCCCGCCATGGGCGGCGCGCTGCGCAGCGGCGGCGAGGTGTCCGTGCCCGCGCTTCCGTACGGCGAGGTGGTGGACTGGCATGCGCTCGGCATCGCCGCCGAGGCTGTGGACCAGGCCACCGTCGACGCGCGCGCGGCCGCAGTGCTGCCGGACGACCTGTGCGACATCCTGTTCACGTCCGGCACCACCGGCAAGAGCAAGGGCGTGCTCACCGCGCACCGCCAGTCGATGGGCATCGCCGACGCGTGGGGCGAATGCGCCGAGATGACCTCGGACGACAACTACCTCATCATCAACCCGCTGTTCCACACCTTCGGATACAAAGCCGGAATGCTGGTGTGCCTGCTGCATGGGGCCACGATGGTGCCGATGGCCGTGTTCGACGTGCCCGCGGTGATGGACATCGTCGCCCGCGAGCGCATCTCGGTGTTCCCCGGCGTGCCCACGATCTACCAGTCCATCCTCGACCACCCGGACCGCGACAAGCTCGACATGAGCTCGCTGCGCGTGGCGATCACCGGTGCGGCGGCCGTGCCGGTGCCGCTGGTGGAGAAGATGCAGAACGAGCTGAGCTTCGACGCGGTGCTCACCGCCTACGGCCAGACCGAGGCCGTGGTGGTCACCATGTGCCGCACCGACGACGACCCGGTCACCGTGTCCACCACCTCCGGCCGCGCGATCCCCGGGATGGAGGTCCGCCTGGGCGACAAGGACGAGATCCTCGTGCGCGGCGAGAACGTCATGCTCGGCTACCTCGACGACCCGGAGGCCACCGCCAAGACGATCGACGCGGACGGCTGGCTGCACACCGGCGACGTCGGCACCCTCGACGAGCGCGGCTATCTCGACATCACCGACCGGCTCAAGGACATGTACACCTCCGGCGGCTTCAACGTCTATCCCGCCGAGATCGAGAACGAGCTGGCGCGCATGGACGCCGTCGCGGAGTCCGCCGTGGTGGGCGTTCCGGACGAGCGGCTCGGCGAGGTCGGCTGCGCATTCATCGTCGTCCGGCGCGGGCACGAGCTCACCGAGGACGCGGTGCTGGCGTACTGCCGCGAGCACCTGGCCAACTTCAAGAATCCGCGTTCCGTGCGGTTCGTGGACGTCCTGCCGCGCAACGCTTCCGGCAAGGTGCTCAAGAACGAGCTCCGGGCCCTCGACTGA
- a CDS encoding acyl-CoA dehydrogenase family protein — MTETTVPTAQAAGAAQTAEDAAFAAEVREWLADNLTGEFAELKGLGGPGREHEAFEARLAWDRHLAAAGWTCLGWPKEYGGRGATMNQQVLFHLEYARSGAPARVSHIGEELLGPTLIAFGTEEQKARFLPGIRNVTELWCQGYSEPGAGSDLAGVNTSARLDGDRWVINGQKVWTSLAHLSDWCFVVARTEPGSRRHKGLSYLLVPMHQDGIEVRPIIQLTGTSEFNEVFFADATTEADLIVGGQGEGWKVAMGTLAFERGVATLGQQVQFAGELTALVELAERNGAAQDPAIRERLTRAWVGLEVMRAHAARTLGEGNTEIAGAPSVAKLVWAHWHRRLGELAMEVRGAPSLLAAGGSYDESDPFDEWQRLFLFTRADTIYGGSDEIQRNIIAERVLGLPREARP, encoded by the coding sequence ATGACCGAAACGACAGTCCCGACCGCGCAGGCCGCGGGGGCCGCACAGACAGCAGAGGACGCCGCTTTCGCCGCCGAGGTGCGCGAGTGGCTGGCGGACAATCTCACCGGCGAGTTCGCGGAACTCAAGGGGCTCGGCGGCCCGGGGCGCGAGCACGAGGCCTTCGAGGCGCGCCTGGCCTGGGACCGCCACCTGGCGGCGGCCGGCTGGACGTGCCTGGGCTGGCCCAAGGAGTACGGCGGCCGCGGCGCCACGATGAACCAGCAGGTGCTGTTCCACCTCGAGTACGCGCGTTCGGGTGCGCCCGCGCGGGTCAGCCACATCGGCGAGGAACTGCTGGGGCCCACCCTCATCGCCTTCGGCACCGAGGAGCAGAAGGCGCGCTTCCTGCCCGGCATCCGCAACGTCACCGAGCTGTGGTGCCAGGGTTATTCGGAGCCGGGTGCCGGCTCCGACCTGGCGGGTGTGAACACCTCTGCGCGCCTGGACGGCGACCGTTGGGTCATCAACGGGCAGAAGGTGTGGACGTCGCTGGCCCACCTGTCCGACTGGTGCTTCGTCGTCGCCCGCACCGAGCCCGGGTCCCGGCGGCACAAGGGCCTGAGCTACCTGCTGGTGCCGATGCACCAGGACGGCATCGAGGTGCGGCCCATCATCCAGCTCACCGGCACCTCCGAGTTCAACGAGGTGTTCTTCGCCGACGCCACCACCGAGGCCGACCTCATCGTCGGCGGGCAGGGCGAGGGCTGGAAGGTCGCGATGGGCACGCTCGCCTTCGAGCGCGGCGTGGCCACCCTGGGCCAGCAGGTGCAGTTCGCCGGGGAGCTCACAGCCCTCGTCGAGCTCGCCGAGCGTAACGGCGCCGCTCAGGACCCGGCCATCCGCGAGCGCCTCACCCGCGCCTGGGTGGGGCTGGAGGTGATGCGCGCCCACGCCGCCCGGACCCTGGGCGAGGGCAACACCGAGATCGCCGGCGCCCCGTCGGTGGCCAAGCTGGTGTGGGCGCACTGGCACCGCCGGCTGGGCGAGCTGGCCATGGAGGTCCGCGGCGCGCCGTCGCTGCTGGCCGCGGGCGGCTCGTACGACGAGTCCGACCCGTTCGACGAGTGGCAGCGGCTGTTCCTTTTCACCCGGGCCGACACCATTTACGGCGGATCCGACGAGATCCAGCGCAACATCATCGCCGAGCGCGTGCTCGGCCTACCGAGGGAGGCACGACCGTGA
- a CDS encoding acyl-CoA dehydrogenase family protein, protein MRFALEEIHDDFAASLDSLLSKADSPAVIRAWSDGDAAPGTALWGRLAETGVNGLLIGEDDGGMGADALFLIVAAEKLGYYGVPGPVAETLAVAPTLLAAVAPDRLGALSEGALATVAAPPATPYAVDAGTAATVLRVDPADGGAVVALGEPGARAQSVDRARHLYATEAGAQLGTVDAGVLAAAQDLGALATAAQLQGLGQAMLDATVEYAKQRKQFGRAIGSQQAVKHLVAEVAVGVEMARPLLYAAAMAVRDGAPTARRDVHAAKLACGRAAYHSSRVALQVHGAIGYTQEHDLSLLLTKTRALVTAWGTPADHRGRIMEAL, encoded by the coding sequence ATGAGATTTGCACTGGAAGAGATCCACGACGACTTCGCCGCGTCGCTCGACTCGCTGCTGAGCAAGGCGGATTCGCCCGCGGTCATCCGCGCATGGTCCGACGGCGACGCCGCCCCCGGCACGGCGCTGTGGGGCCGGCTCGCCGAGACCGGCGTCAACGGCCTGCTCATCGGTGAGGACGACGGCGGGATGGGCGCCGACGCGCTGTTCCTCATCGTCGCCGCGGAGAAGCTAGGCTACTACGGGGTCCCCGGCCCCGTCGCCGAGACCCTCGCGGTGGCCCCCACCCTGCTCGCCGCGGTGGCGCCCGACCGCCTCGGCGCCCTGTCCGAGGGCGCGCTGGCCACCGTCGCCGCGCCGCCCGCCACGCCGTACGCCGTCGACGCCGGCACCGCCGCGACCGTGCTGCGCGTGGATCCCGCCGACGGCGGCGCCGTCGTCGCGTTGGGCGAACCGGGCGCACGCGCGCAGTCGGTGGACCGGGCGCGGCACCTGTACGCCACCGAGGCGGGCGCACAGCTGGGCACCGTCGACGCCGGCGTGCTCGCCGCCGCGCAGGACCTGGGCGCGCTCGCCACCGCGGCGCAGCTGCAGGGGCTCGGCCAGGCGATGCTCGACGCCACCGTCGAGTACGCCAAGCAGCGCAAGCAGTTCGGCCGCGCCATCGGCAGCCAGCAGGCCGTCAAGCACCTCGTCGCCGAGGTCGCCGTGGGCGTCGAGATGGCACGCCCGCTGCTGTACGCGGCGGCGATGGCCGTGCGCGACGGCGCCCCCACCGCGCGCCGCGACGTCCATGCGGCCAAGCTGGCCTGCGGACGGGCGGCCTACCACTCGTCGCGCGTGGCGCTGCAGGTGCACGGCGCCATCGGCTACACCCAGGAGCACGACCTGTCGCTGCTGCTGACCAAGACCCGCGCGCTGGTGACGGCCTGGGGCACCCCGGCCGACCACCGCGGCCGCATCATGGAGGCGCTGTAA
- a CDS encoding SDR family oxidoreductase produces MSTTETGTAPKSPLAEVPQETPGHGLLAGKKAVVTAAAGTGIGFSTARRVLLEGGDVLVSDFHERRLGETVAELRAEFPQQQVDSILCDVSSTEQVDALIAGAAEKLGRIDVLVNNAGLGGETPLADMTDEQWDRVLDITLNSTFRATRAAMRYFREANAADSTRRGVIINNASVLGWRAQHGQAHYAAAKAGVMALTRCSAIEGAEHGVRVNAVSPSIARHPFLAKVTSEELLDNLAAGEAYGRAAEVWEIATVIAMLASDYTTYMTGEVVSVSSQRA; encoded by the coding sequence GTGAGCACCACCGAGACGGGCACAGCACCGAAGTCTCCGCTGGCCGAGGTTCCGCAGGAGACGCCCGGCCACGGGCTGCTCGCCGGAAAGAAGGCCGTGGTCACCGCCGCCGCCGGCACCGGCATCGGCTTCTCCACCGCGCGCCGGGTGCTGCTCGAGGGCGGCGACGTGCTGGTGTCCGACTTCCATGAGCGCCGGCTGGGCGAAACGGTCGCCGAGCTGCGTGCCGAGTTCCCGCAGCAGCAGGTCGATTCCATCCTGTGCGACGTCTCGTCCACCGAGCAGGTCGACGCGCTGATCGCGGGTGCGGCGGAGAAGCTCGGCCGTATCGACGTGCTCGTGAACAACGCCGGGCTGGGCGGCGAGACCCCGCTCGCGGACATGACCGACGAGCAGTGGGACCGCGTCCTCGACATCACGCTGAACAGCACGTTCCGGGCCACGCGCGCGGCGATGCGCTACTTCCGCGAGGCCAACGCCGCGGACAGCACCCGGCGCGGCGTCATCATCAACAACGCGAGCGTGCTCGGCTGGCGCGCGCAGCACGGGCAGGCGCACTATGCGGCCGCGAAGGCCGGCGTGATGGCGCTGACTCGTTGCAGCGCCATCGAGGGCGCCGAGCACGGCGTGCGCGTCAACGCCGTCTCGCCGTCCATCGCCCGGCACCCGTTCCTGGCCAAGGTCACCAGCGAGGAGCTGCTGGACAACCTGGCGGCGGGCGAGGCGTACGGCCGCGCGGCCGAGGTGTGGGAGATCGCCACCGTCATCGCGATGCTCGCCTCGGACTACACGACCTACATGACCGGCGAAGTCGTCTCGGTCTCCAGTCAGCGGGCGTGA
- a CDS encoding PDR/VanB family oxidoreductase has translation MPGRHAVRRARRPQAPPSLHGRARVDPVLRTLDTVIGAYIWTSGSAPRASHTGPQDDGTLALIVTHRRVVAHDQNVVELTLAAADGAPLPVWHPGAHLDLHLPSGRLRQYSLCGDPADRSGYRIAVRLIPDGDGGSLEVHTTLTENTPVTISGPRNAFAFVAPGHGSPAGRLRLIAGGIGITPILPMARMADALGVDWSMIHTGRCRDALPFTAEVTALGPRARIRTDDENDGLPTPEELLGLSATGPAERGTPGALNVSTAVYCCGPPPMVAGILDALRTRTDVEFHCERFSAPAVSDGAPFTVELARSGRTIEVPADRTVLSAVLDALPDTAYSCRQGYCRTCKATALSGNVDHRDSVLTAAERERGEMLICVSRCTDDRLRLDL, from the coding sequence ATGCCCGGCCGCCACGCCGTGCGCCGCGCCCGCCGCCCGCAGGCCCCGCCCAGCCTCCACGGCCGCGCGCGCGTCGACCCGGTCCTGCGCACGCTCGACACCGTCATCGGCGCCTACATCTGGACGTCGGGCTCGGCGCCGCGCGCATCGCACACCGGCCCGCAGGACGACGGCACGCTCGCGCTGATCGTGACCCACCGCCGCGTGGTGGCACACGACCAGAACGTGGTGGAGCTGACGCTCGCGGCGGCCGACGGCGCCCCACTGCCGGTGTGGCACCCCGGCGCCCACCTGGACCTGCACCTGCCCTCCGGACGACTGCGCCAGTACTCGCTGTGCGGCGATCCGGCCGACCGCAGCGGTTACCGTATCGCCGTGCGCCTGATCCCTGACGGCGACGGCGGCTCGCTCGAGGTGCACACGACGCTCACCGAGAACACCCCCGTCACCATCTCCGGCCCGCGCAACGCGTTCGCGTTCGTCGCCCCCGGGCACGGGTCACCGGCCGGGCGGCTCCGGCTCATCGCCGGCGGCATCGGCATCACCCCGATCCTGCCGATGGCGCGCATGGCCGACGCGCTCGGCGTCGACTGGTCGATGATCCACACCGGCCGCTGCCGCGACGCCCTGCCGTTCACCGCCGAGGTGACGGCCCTGGGCCCGCGGGCACGGATCCGTACCGACGATGAAAACGACGGACTGCCCACGCCCGAGGAACTGTTGGGGCTCTCCGCAACCGGGCCCGCAGAACGCGGAACACCGGGTGCCCTGAACGTCTCGACGGCCGTCTACTGCTGCGGTCCGCCTCCGATGGTCGCCGGGATCCTCGACGCCCTGCGCACCCGGACCGACGTCGAGTTCCACTGCGAACGGTTCTCCGCGCCGGCGGTCTCCGACGGCGCGCCCTTCACCGTGGAGCTGGCCCGGTCCGGCCGCACCATCGAGGTGCCCGCGGACCGCACCGTGCTGTCGGCCGTGCTCGACGCGCTGCCGGACACCGCGTACTCGTGCCGGCAGGGCTACTGCCGCACCTGCAAGGCCACCGCCCTGTCCGGGAACGTCGACCACCGCGACAGCGTCCTCACCGCCGCCGAGCGCGAGCGCGGCGAGATGCTGATCTGCGTGTCACGGTGCACCGACGACAGGCTGCGCCTGGACCTGTGA
- a CDS encoding metal-dependent hydrolase yields the protein MADEASTRTPGRVELRARNVEHDWSRTPLHWIPGDAVASHAIGALNFLLPEGERMFCAAFHELLPLIGDEALRRDVLGFIGQESMHAETHEIVLHEVYGARGIDPAPLIRQSEFLFRVVVGPRPGQSPRRARQHLIERAALIGGLEHLFAFLGDWILNAPLEEHDTDLQMLDLFRWHGAEEVEHRNVAHDVVVHMGVGYVRRNIAMVVGVGALLALILRNTRYLVRADPDLPTMGYLRIGRRLVRSMRRGTFPRIPRLLRSAAICLTPGYSPESVGDTAQALAYLAASPSARAAAQI from the coding sequence ATGGCGGACGAGGCGAGCACCCGTACCCCGGGCCGGGTCGAGCTGCGCGCGCGCAATGTGGAACACGACTGGTCGCGCACGCCGCTGCACTGGATCCCCGGCGACGCCGTCGCCTCGCACGCCATCGGCGCGCTGAACTTCCTGCTGCCGGAAGGCGAGCGGATGTTCTGTGCCGCCTTCCACGAGCTGCTGCCGCTGATCGGCGACGAGGCCCTGCGCCGCGACGTGCTGGGATTCATCGGCCAGGAGTCCATGCACGCCGAGACGCACGAGATCGTGCTGCACGAGGTCTACGGGGCCCGCGGCATCGACCCGGCGCCGCTGATCCGCCAGTCGGAGTTCCTGTTCCGCGTCGTCGTGGGCCCCCGGCCGGGCCAGAGCCCGCGGCGCGCGCGGCAGCACCTGATCGAGCGCGCGGCGCTGATCGGCGGCCTGGAGCACCTGTTCGCCTTCCTCGGCGACTGGATCCTCAACGCCCCGCTCGAGGAGCACGACACCGACCTGCAGATGCTCGACCTGTTCCGCTGGCACGGGGCGGAGGAGGTCGAACACCGCAACGTGGCGCACGATGTCGTCGTCCACATGGGCGTCGGCTACGTGCGCCGCAACATCGCGATGGTCGTCGGGGTGGGCGCGCTGCTCGCGCTCATCCTCCGCAACACCCGGTACCTCGTCCGGGCCGACCCGGATCTCCCCACCATGGGTTACCTGCGCATCGGCCGGCGCCTGGTGCGCTCGATGCGCCGCGGCACCTTCCCCCGCATCCCCCGGCTGCTGCGGAGCGCCGCGATCTGCCTGACCCCCGGCTACTCCCCCGAATCCGTCGGCGACACCGCGCAGGCGCTCGCCTACCTCGCCGCGTCGCCCTCCGCACGCGCGGCGGCGCAGATCTGA
- a CDS encoding acyl-CoA dehydrogenase family protein — protein sequence MAGKNTAISLSEAGPFSDEQRELARTVRDVVAKRADSAAVRAAAESDAGYDATLWSLLCEQIGVAALAVPEEFDGIGTGYVESHLVLEELARGLVPSPMLGSAVICVQALLATGNDDACGRILPGIAAGETTAALCWSGYEGYWGSDDLEVGAESAGDRWTLTGDTYYVLGGDRADVLLVAAGTDEGPGLFEVDPSAAGVERTATPAMDPTRPLSRVRFSAAPATPLATGAEVLDRVLAIAQVALSGEAVGAADRLLALTVEYTQQRKQFGRAIGSFQALKHRMADLYVLVETARSMSYKAAESLSPVDAATAKAYCAEAFQQVAGEAIQLHGGIAITWEHDAHLYFKRAHGCAQLFGQPREQLHLLEPAAGLT from the coding sequence ATGGCCGGCAAGAACACCGCGATCAGCCTGTCCGAGGCGGGCCCGTTCAGCGACGAGCAGCGCGAGCTCGCCCGCACCGTCCGGGACGTCGTCGCCAAGCGCGCGGACAGCGCCGCCGTCCGGGCCGCCGCGGAGTCCGACGCCGGCTACGACGCGACGCTCTGGTCGCTGCTGTGCGAGCAGATCGGGGTCGCCGCTCTCGCCGTGCCCGAGGAATTCGACGGCATCGGCACCGGCTACGTCGAATCGCACCTCGTACTCGAGGAACTCGCACGCGGCCTGGTGCCCTCACCCATGCTCGGCAGCGCCGTCATCTGCGTGCAGGCCCTGCTCGCCACCGGCAACGACGACGCGTGCGGGCGGATCCTGCCCGGCATCGCGGCGGGCGAGACCACCGCGGCATTGTGCTGGTCGGGTTACGAAGGCTACTGGGGCTCGGACGATCTCGAGGTGGGCGCCGAGTCCGCCGGCGACCGGTGGACGCTGACCGGCGACACCTACTACGTGCTGGGCGGCGACCGCGCAGACGTGCTGCTCGTGGCAGCCGGTACCGACGAGGGCCCCGGCCTGTTCGAGGTCGACCCGTCCGCGGCGGGCGTCGAGCGCACCGCCACCCCGGCGATGGACCCCACGCGGCCGCTGTCGCGGGTGCGGTTCTCGGCCGCCCCGGCGACCCCGCTGGCCACGGGGGCCGAGGTGCTCGACAGGGTCCTCGCCATCGCGCAGGTGGCGCTGTCCGGCGAGGCGGTCGGCGCCGCGGACCGGCTCCTGGCGCTCACCGTGGAGTACACGCAGCAGCGCAAGCAGTTCGGCCGGGCCATCGGCAGCTTCCAGGCGCTCAAGCACCGCATGGCGGATCTCTACGTGCTCGTGGAGACCGCGCGGTCGATGTCCTACAAGGCCGCCGAGTCGCTCTCCCCCGTGGACGCGGCGACGGCGAAGGCCTACTGCGCCGAGGCCTTCCAGCAGGTGGCCGGCGAGGCGATCCAGCTGCACGGCGGCATCGCCATCACCTGGGAGCACGACGCGCACCTGTACTTCAAGCGGGCGCACGGCTGCGCGCAGCTGTTCGGCCAGCCGCGCGAGCAGCTGCACCTGCTCGAACCGGCGGCGGGCCTGACCTAG
- a CDS encoding TetR/AcrR family transcriptional regulator, with translation MANNGGKTEAARSERRSELLEIAAGLFADRGMKSTTVRDIADSAGILSGSLYHHFDSKESIVDEILAEFLDELFGRYRRIVDAGENARTTLEELVRASFGAIDVRHSAVAIYQDEAKHLAANPRFGYLGERAREFRELWIGVLRRGVADGSFRPDLDVEIAFRFIRDTVWVAVRWYRPGGQRSADTIASEYLSIVLNGISAGT, from the coding sequence GTGGCGAACAACGGCGGCAAGACGGAGGCGGCGCGGTCCGAGCGGCGCAGCGAGCTGCTCGAGATCGCGGCCGGCCTCTTCGCGGACCGGGGGATGAAGTCGACGACGGTGCGCGACATCGCCGATTCCGCCGGCATCCTCTCCGGCAGCCTCTACCATCACTTCGATTCCAAAGAATCTATCGTCGACGAGATCCTCGCGGAGTTCCTCGACGAGCTGTTCGGCCGCTACCGTCGGATCGTCGATGCGGGCGAGAACGCGCGCACCACCCTCGAGGAGCTGGTGCGCGCGTCGTTCGGCGCGATCGACGTGCGGCATTCCGCGGTGGCGATCTACCAGGACGAGGCCAAGCATCTGGCGGCGAACCCGCGCTTCGGCTACCTGGGCGAGCGGGCGCGCGAGTTCCGCGAGCTGTGGATCGGCGTGCTGCGCCGCGGCGTGGCCGACGGGAGCTTCCGCCCCGACCTCGACGTGGAGATCGCCTTCCGGTTCATCCGCGACACCGTGTGGGTGGCGGTGCGCTGGTACCGGCCGGGCGGGCAACGCAGCGCCGACACGATCGCGTCCGAGTACCTGTCGATCGTGCTGAACGGCATATCCGCCGGCACATGA